The Bacteroides ovatus genomic interval AAAAGAGCTAAACGAATTAGGTGGAGAAATCCGTGCAGCACTCCTGCAAAAATTAAGTGAGCATGGCGGGCATTTCGGACCTAATTTCGGAATGGTGGAAGCAACGATTGCTTTACATTATGTATTCAATTCGCCCAAAGACAAAATTGTATTTGACGTATCGCACCAGAGTTATGTACACAAGATGCTGACCGGTCGTAAAGATGCGTTCCTTCATCCGGAAAAATACGACAACGTATCAGGTTATACCGAACCGCAAGAAAGTGAACATGACTTCTTCATCATTGGACATACTTCCACTTCTGTCAGTCTGGCCAGCGGATTGGCAAAGGGACGTGACCTTACAGGCGGCAATGAAAATATCATAGCCGTCATAGGGGATGGTTCTTTAAGCGGAGGTGAAGCTTTCGAAGGATTGGATTATGTAGCAGAGCTTGGTACTAACATGATTATTATTGTCAATGACAATCAGATGTCTATTGCCGAAAATCACGGTGGACTATATAAGAACCTGAAAGAATTGCGTGACAGCAACGGTCAGTGCGAATGTAACTTCTTCAAGGCTATGGGTCTGGATTATATATATGTAAATGACGGTAACGATGTACAGGCGTTGATTGAAGCATTCTCCAAAGTGAAAGATATTCAGCATCCGATAGTAGTACACATCAACACTTTGAAAGGTAAAGGTTATGAACGTGCCGAACAGGATAAAGAGACTTATCACTGGCGCACTCCATTCAATCCGGAAACCGGAGAAGCAAAAGTCAATTATGAGGAAGAAGATTACAGCGAAGTAACCGCTCAATATCTGCTGAAAAAGATGGAAGAAGATTCTCGTGTGGTGACAATCACTTCGGGTACTCCTGCCGTTCTCGGATTCACTCCGGACCGCCGCAAGGAAGCTGGCAAACAGTTTGTAGATGTCGGCATTGCAGAAGAACACGCAGTAGCTCTTGCTTCGGGTATCGCAGCCAATGGCGGAAAACCTGTTTACGGAGTGTATAGTACATTTATCCAACGTTCATACGATCAACTTTCGCAAGACCTCTGTATCAATAATAACCCGGCTGTTTTGTTGGTATTCTGGGGAACACTGTCCGGAATGAATGATGTAACTCACCTCTGCTTCTTCGATATTCCGCTCATCAGCAATATTCCTAATATGGTTTATCTGGCACCGACTTGCAAAGAGGAATATCTTGCTATGCTAGAATGGAGTATCCGCCAAAATGAATACCCGGTTGCTATCCGTGTACCGGCAACAGATGTAATTACTTGTGGGGAACCGGTGGAGACTGATTATAGTGTTCTCAATCGCTATAAAGTGACGCATCGTGGATCAAAAGTAGCCATTCTTGCTTTAGGTTCGTTCTATGGATTGGGACAGTCGGTTGCATCACTTCTGAAAGAAAAAGCCAATATTGACGCAACACTCATCAATCCGCGTTACATCACCGGTGTAGACAACGAACTGATGGATGAACTGAAAGCAGATCACGAATTAGTGATTACGTTGGAAGACGGTGTATTGGATGGCGGTTTCGGTGAAAAGATTGCCCGTTATTATGGTGCTACAAACATGAAAGTTCTGAACTTTGGAGCTAAAAAAGAATTTGTTGACCGATATGATATACAGGAGTTTCTCCGTGCCAATCATCTGACGGATGAACAGATTGTAGAAGATATCACAGCAGTGATCGGTTAAAATCAAACCCATTCACTATATATTCAGGTAGGTTGATGTATACGGTCTTTAAGGACAGTTGAGTTGCATCAACCTACTTCCATTTTCATTCAAATCAGCCAACTTATTATTTAAATTCATTATATTCACTATTCAGTTCAGTAATTCCCCATTCAGTTCAGCAATCCTTTCCGTTCAAATCAATAATCCTTTCCGTTCAAATCAATAATCCTTTCCGATAATTCAACGGGGTCTGTCCCGCATTTCTTTTAAAGAACTTACAAAAACCGGCTGCATCACTAAACCCCAGTTTAGCAGCAATCTCGCCAACCGTAAATTTGGTAGAACTCAATAAAGTACGCGCTTCCATTACTAACAATTCATTAATAAGGCTATTGATAGTCTTACCTGTTCCAAGACGTACAATGCGTACCAGGTACTGTTCACTAATAGCCAGTTTATC includes:
- a CDS encoding 1-deoxy-D-xylulose-5-phosphate synthase is translated as MYLENIYSPADVKKLSEKELNELGGEIRAALLQKLSEHGGHFGPNFGMVEATIALHYVFNSPKDKIVFDVSHQSYVHKMLTGRKDAFLHPEKYDNVSGYTEPQESEHDFFIIGHTSTSVSLASGLAKGRDLTGGNENIIAVIGDGSLSGGEAFEGLDYVAELGTNMIIIVNDNQMSIAENHGGLYKNLKELRDSNGQCECNFFKAMGLDYIYVNDGNDVQALIEAFSKVKDIQHPIVVHINTLKGKGYERAEQDKETYHWRTPFNPETGEAKVNYEEEDYSEVTAQYLLKKMEEDSRVVTITSGTPAVLGFTPDRRKEAGKQFVDVGIAEEHAVALASGIAANGGKPVYGVYSTFIQRSYDQLSQDLCINNNPAVLLVFWGTLSGMNDVTHLCFFDIPLISNIPNMVYLAPTCKEEYLAMLEWSIRQNEYPVAIRVPATDVITCGEPVETDYSVLNRYKVTHRGSKVAILALGSFYGLGQSVASLLKEKANIDATLINPRYITGVDNELMDELKADHELVITLEDGVLDGGFGEKIARYYGATNMKVLNFGAKKEFVDRYDIQEFLRANHLTDEQIVEDITAVIG